Proteins co-encoded in one Candidatus Thiodictyon syntrophicum genomic window:
- a CDS encoding DUF5615 family PIN-like protein, with the protein MLPLLADENFNNNIVRGVLRRADDTDIVRVQDVGLSGADDPTVLEWPAQHQRVLLTHDVSTITAFAYDRIRKGKPMPGVFEVNRKVALSLAIEEIHALSTCSEEGEWEGQVRYLPLR; encoded by the coding sequence ATGTTACCGCTGCTCGCCGACGAGAATTTCAACAACAACATCGTTCGCGGTGTTCTGCGGCGGGCCGATGACACCGACATAGTCCGCGTCCAAGACGTCGGGCTTTCCGGGGCCGACGATCCGACAGTGCTGGAGTGGCCCGCTCAGCATCAGCGGGTATTACTAACACATGATGTGAGCACGATCACTGCGTTCGCCTATGACCGCATTCGCAAGGGCAAACCCATGCCGGGTGTCTTTGAAGTCAATCGTAAAGTCGCCCTGAGTTTAGCCATTGAGGAAATCCACGCGCTGTCAACATGCAGCGAGGAAGGTGAGTGGGAGGGGCAGGTTCGGTATTTGCCGCTCAGGTAG
- a CDS encoding IS1634 family transposase, translated as MYIDIVPNRSSPPAILLRESFREGKKILKRTIANLSALSLSQAEAIRAVLKGKPLAAVDEVFEIIRSRAHGAVNAIRLAMEHLRLSALLGREACRERDLVLAMIAARVLDPQSKLATTRSWEHSTLGELFGVSDADENELYAALDWLRERQAVIEQRLAKRHLHEGGRVLYDLSSSYFEGESCPLAARGYSRDGKKGLLQVNYGLLTDARGCPVAISAFAGNTTDPETLMAQVDQLQHDFALQSVILVGDRGMISQTQVEALRERAGVAWITALKSGAIRQLAAAGTLQMDLFDERNLFECTDEDFPGERLIACRNPQLAKLRAAKRRQLLAATTTELETVQRMVANGRLKDPDKIGVRVGRVINKYKMAKHVVLDITATQFVFHIDEESVAAEAALDGLYVIRTPLPVAQVSSAEVVLHYKGLSHVEAAFRSLKSDDLQIRPIYHHTEERVRAHLFLCMLAYYVKWHMGEAWRSLLFADEDQERLTQRDPVAPATRSDAALEKVASKRLADGSPAHSFRTLLNELATIVRNTCRRKQASADEALFNIDTTPNPKQQTAFDLIKTIRV; from the coding sequence ATGTACATCGACATCGTTCCAAACCGCAGCTCGCCCCCTGCCATCTTGCTCCGCGAGTCGTTTCGCGAAGGCAAGAAGATCCTTAAGCGCACCATCGCCAACCTCTCGGCCTTGTCGCTGTCACAAGCCGAGGCGATTCGTGCCGTTCTCAAAGGCAAGCCGTTGGCCGCCGTTGATGAGGTCTTTGAAATCATCCGCTCGCGCGCGCATGGTGCGGTCAATGCGATCAGGCTGGCGATGGAGCACCTGCGGCTGAGTGCGCTCTTGGGGCGCGAAGCCTGCCGAGAGCGGGATCTGGTGCTGGCGATGATCGCCGCCCGGGTGCTAGACCCGCAAAGCAAACTGGCGACCACGCGCAGTTGGGAGCACAGCACCCTGGGCGAGCTGTTCGGGGTCAGTGATGCTGATGAAAATGAGCTGTACGCGGCCTTGGATTGGCTGCGGGAGCGTCAGGCGGTCATTGAGCAACGATTGGCCAAGCGCCACCTGCACGAGGGGGGCCGCGTGCTCTACGACCTCTCGTCGAGCTATTTCGAGGGTGAGTCCTGCCCCCTGGCCGCGCGTGGCTACTCCCGTGACGGGAAGAAGGGGCTGCTGCAAGTCAACTACGGCTTGCTGACTGATGCGCGCGGTTGTCCGGTGGCCATCTCGGCCTTTGCGGGCAATACCACTGACCCCGAGACCTTGATGGCGCAGGTGGATCAGCTGCAACACGACTTTGCCCTGCAATCGGTCATCCTGGTGGGGGATCGCGGAATGATCTCGCAAACCCAGGTTGAGGCCCTGCGGGAGCGTGCCGGAGTGGCGTGGATCACGGCACTCAAGAGCGGGGCGATTCGCCAACTGGCGGCGGCCGGTACGCTCCAGATGGATTTATTCGACGAGCGCAATCTCTTTGAATGCACCGACGAGGACTTTCCCGGCGAGCGGCTGATCGCGTGTCGCAATCCGCAACTGGCGAAATTGCGTGCGGCTAAGCGGCGCCAGCTCCTCGCGGCCACCACCACCGAATTAGAGACGGTACAACGGATGGTCGCCAATGGCCGACTGAAGGATCCGGACAAGATCGGCGTGCGGGTCGGGCGCGTGATCAACAAGTACAAGATGGCCAAGCATGTCGTGCTGGACATCACCGCCACGCAGTTCGTTTTCCATATCGATGAGGAGTCGGTGGCCGCAGAGGCGGCGCTGGACGGGCTCTACGTCATTCGCACGCCCCTGCCGGTCGCGCAGGTCAGCAGCGCCGAGGTCGTACTCCATTACAAGGGGTTGAGTCACGTCGAGGCGGCGTTCCGCTCGTTGAAAAGCGATGATCTACAGATTCGTCCGATCTACCACCATACCGAAGAGCGGGTGCGTGCCCATCTGTTTCTATGCATGCTCGCCTATTACGTCAAATGGCACATGGGCGAGGCGTGGCGCAGTCTTCTGTTCGCCGATGAAGATCAGGAGCGTCTCACCCAGCGCGATCCCGTGGCGCCCGCGACCCGTTCGGACGCGGCTTTGGAAAAAGTGGCGAGCAAGCGACTCGCCGACGGCTCACCGGCGCACAGCTTCCGGACCCTTCTCAATGAACTAGCCACCATCGTTCGCAATACCTGCCGACGTAAACAGGCCAGTGCCGATGAGGCGCTGTTCAACATCGACACCACTCCTAACCCCAAGCAGCAGACGGCATTCGATTTGATCAAAACGATCCGCGTGTAG